In one window of Dokdonia sp. PRO95 DNA:
- a CDS encoding DinB family protein translates to MTHTSELKAGEYNEYYKQYIDQVPGSLGIAQALETGMEDTRDFFTSLSEDELLLRYEEGKWTPKEVLLHLIDTERIFSYRALRFSRMDSTPLQGFEQDDFVLSSDANSRTIDSLIAEYVAVRQCSLLLYASMTAQTIANIGTASGSPMSPRAAAFITAGHERHHIRIIKERYL, encoded by the coding sequence ATGACACACACTAGCGAGCTTAAAGCAGGAGAGTATAATGAATATTATAAACAGTACATAGACCAAGTACCTGGCTCGCTAGGAATCGCTCAAGCGCTGGAAACAGGTATGGAAGACACTCGAGATTTCTTTACCTCGCTTTCTGAGGATGAGCTGTTATTACGTTATGAAGAAGGGAAGTGGACTCCTAAGGAAGTGTTGCTGCATCTTATAGACACAGAGCGCATTTTTAGCTATCGCGCATTACGTTTTTCTAGAATGGATAGTACGCCTTTACAAGGTTTTGAGCAAGATGATTTTGTGTTGTCTAGTGATGCAAACAGTCGCACTATAGACTCTCTAATTGCTGAGTATGTGGCTGTAAGGCAGTGTAGTTTATTACTATATGCCTCTATGACAGCGCAGACTATTGCAAACATAGGTACCGCTAGCGGAAGCCCTATGAGTCCTCGCGCAGCGGCATTTATCACAGCTGGGCATGAGCGTCATCACATTAGAATTATAAAAGAGCGATATCTTTAA
- a CDS encoding winged helix-turn-helix transcriptional regulator, whose protein sequence is MAKFKLDEVDHQILDMLIENTRTPFTDIAKKLLISAGTVHVRVKKMEEAGIITGSSLTLDYGKLGYSFIAYVGVYINKTSQTTFVLERIAQIPFVTVAHVTTGKFNIFCKIRARDTNHAKNVIFLLDDIDGVYRTETMISLEESINDKKRLMHSIFQDLV, encoded by the coding sequence ATGGCAAAATTTAAATTAGACGAGGTAGACCACCAAATTCTCGATATGCTTATCGAAAATACGAGAACTCCTTTTACAGATATAGCAAAAAAACTTCTCATTTCTGCAGGTACTGTTCACGTACGTGTTAAGAAAATGGAAGAGGCTGGAATCATTACAGGTTCCTCATTAACACTTGATTACGGAAAATTAGGATACTCTTTTATTGCTTATGTAGGAGTATACATTAATAAGACATCACAAACTACATTTGTACTTGAGCGCATCGCTCAGATTCCTTTTGTAACTGTGGCTCACGTAACTACGGGGAAGTTCAATATCTTCTGTAAGATACGTGCAAGAGATACGAATCATGCAAAGAATGTAATATTCTTACTTGATGATATTGATGGTGTGTACCGCACAGAAACGATGATATCTCTAGAGGAAAGCATCAATGATAAAAAACGATTAATGCACTCTATCTTTCAAGATCTAGTGTAA
- a CDS encoding proline dehydrogenase family protein — protein sequence MQTSLFENTETAFALKSDSELERAYFLFKMISKEPLVRIGTAAARFALGANLPVEGLIRSTVFDHFCGGVNEQDCMTSVDKLYSANVCSVLDYSVEGKEEAASFDECMNKVIGLVEFADEKEAMPIVVFKPTGVGRFAIWQKLTEGEELDAKEQVEWERIKERVNAICKIAYERDVEVLIDGEESWMQSAADDLVAEMMALYNKEKPIVYNTLQCYRHDRLDYLKKLHLEARARGFKIGIKVVRGAYMEKENKRAKEKGYPTPICDSKQATDENFNATTRYIIENLDDISLFLGTHNEDSSLLAVKLMGEMGIAKEDNRVWFGQLYGMSDHISFNLAKEGYNVAKYLPFGPVKDVMPYLMRRAEENTSVAGQTNRELELLKAEKKRRRL from the coding sequence ATGCAAACCTCTCTTTTTGAAAATACTGAAACTGCATTTGCTCTTAAATCAGATAGCGAACTAGAACGCGCTTACTTTTTATTTAAAATGATTTCTAAAGAACCGCTTGTGCGCATAGGTACAGCGGCTGCCCGTTTTGCACTTGGTGCAAACTTACCTGTAGAAGGTCTTATACGCTCTACAGTATTTGATCATTTTTGTGGTGGTGTAAATGAGCAGGACTGTATGACCTCGGTAGATAAGCTTTATAGTGCAAATGTATGCTCTGTACTAGACTACTCTGTAGAAGGAAAAGAAGAAGCAGCATCTTTTGATGAGTGCATGAATAAGGTGATTGGTCTGGTGGAGTTTGCAGATGAGAAAGAAGCGATGCCTATTGTTGTTTTTAAACCTACAGGCGTTGGCCGTTTTGCTATCTGGCAAAAGCTTACAGAAGGAGAAGAACTAGATGCCAAAGAGCAAGTAGAGTGGGAGCGCATCAAAGAACGTGTAAACGCAATATGCAAGATTGCTTACGAGCGTGATGTAGAAGTATTGATAGATGGAGAAGAGTCATGGATGCAAAGCGCTGCAGATGATCTTGTGGCAGAAATGATGGCACTATACAATAAGGAAAAGCCTATAGTATACAACACACTACAGTGCTACCGTCATGATCGCTTAGACTACTTAAAGAAATTGCACCTAGAAGCCCGAGCTCGCGGATTTAAGATAGGTATAAAAGTTGTGCGTGGTGCTTATATGGAGAAGGAGAACAAACGAGCAAAAGAAAAAGGATACCCAACCCCTATATGCGATAGCAAACAGGCAACAGATGAAAACTTTAATGCTACTACACGCTATATAATTGAAAACCTAGATGACATATCACTTTTTCTAGGAACGCATAACGAAGACAGTTCGCTACTCGCTGTGAAACTCATGGGAGAAATGGGAATTGCCAAAGAAGACAATAGAGTATGGTTTGGACAGCTTTATGGTATGAGTGATCACATAAGTTTTAATCTAGCTAAGGAAGGCTATAATGTAGCAAAGTACCTTCCATTTGGTCCTGTAAAAGATGTGATGCCTTACTTAATGAGACGAGCAGAGGAGAATACCTCTGTAGCAGGACAAACTAACCGCGAACTCGAATTACTCAAAGCAGAGAAGAAAAGACGCCGATTGTAA
- the aroB gene encoding 3-dehydroquinate synthase, with protein sequence MTAIQAASYDIVFNESGYDALNVLLLQSNYSKIFVIVDEHTHEHCLAPFLGNLATEIPIEVIEIPHGEINKTIETCTGVWDALANLDADRKGLIINVGGGVVTDLGGFVASTFKRGMDFINVPTSLLSMVDASVGGKTGVDLGTLKNLIGVINNPQMVLIDGGFLATLPPEELRSGLAEMYKHGLVADRTYWDKLKDLSAMTTDDLSQLIYESIIIKNNIVIEDPREQNIRKALNYGHTLGHAIESYCLASEDRTTLLHGEAIAIGMILESFISVALSGLSQDELEEITATFNDMYDAVAFAKADITSIIEYLKYDKKNSNGQINFVLLESIGKPVIDKQVSNDLIHAAFDYYQASTTN encoded by the coding sequence ATGACTGCCATACAAGCCGCTTCTTACGACATCGTTTTTAATGAATCTGGATATGATGCCCTTAATGTATTACTACTACAGAGCAACTACAGCAAGATCTTCGTTATCGTAGATGAGCATACACACGAGCATTGTCTTGCACCGTTTTTAGGTAATCTCGCCACAGAGATTCCTATTGAGGTTATAGAGATTCCTCATGGCGAGATTAATAAGACTATAGAAACCTGTACTGGTGTATGGGATGCACTTGCAAATCTAGATGCAGACAGAAAAGGACTTATTATAAATGTAGGTGGTGGGGTTGTCACAGACCTTGGTGGTTTTGTAGCAAGCACTTTTAAACGTGGTATGGATTTTATAAACGTTCCTACCTCTTTACTCTCAATGGTAGATGCTAGTGTAGGTGGTAAGACTGGTGTGGATCTAGGTACATTGAAGAACTTAATCGGGGTAATTAACAATCCGCAGATGGTATTGATAGACGGTGGCTTTCTTGCAACCTTACCTCCAGAAGAATTACGTTCTGGACTTGCAGAAATGTACAAGCACGGTCTCGTGGCAGATAGAACGTATTGGGATAAGCTCAAAGACTTGAGCGCCATGACAACAGATGACTTGAGCCAACTCATCTACGAGAGTATTATCATCAAGAATAATATTGTTATAGAAGACCCACGGGAGCAAAACATTCGCAAAGCGCTTAACTATGGGCACACATTAGGTCACGCCATTGAGTCGTATTGTCTAGCATCTGAAGATAGAACCACCTTGTTACACGGGGAAGCCATTGCAATTGGGATGATTTTAGAAAGTTTCATTTCGGTGGCGCTTTCTGGTTTATCACAGGATGAACTAGAAGAAATTACCGCAACCTTTAATGATATGTATGATGCGGTAGCTTTCGCGAAAGCGGACATCACATCCATTATCGAGTATTTAAAATACGATAAGAAAAACAGCAATGGACAAATAAACTTCGTACTTCTAGAAAGCATAGGAAAACCTGTAATCGATAAACAAGTCTCAAATGACCTTATCCACGCAGCCTTTGATTATTACCAAGCTAGCACTACAAATTAA